A portion of the Bdellovibrio bacteriovorus genome contains these proteins:
- a CDS encoding helix-turn-helix domain-containing protein: MQDVTLDLLSQNLSINIVNLRKKRKMTQSALAKISGIPRSTLASMECGMGNPSLQNLAKVCEALHVSFEELLATPRSSVKLIRKEDIPTNRRAKGNVLVYKLLPDAIPGMAIDRIELEAGARMGGIPHSTGTKEYLHCVEGHITVAVNGVTFELRTGDVLAFPGESAHSYLNHGSKKAVGISVVTLSTL; encoded by the coding sequence ATGCAAGACGTAACTCTCGACCTGCTTTCCCAGAATTTATCCATCAACATCGTCAACTTGCGTAAAAAACGCAAGATGACCCAGTCCGCGCTGGCGAAGATCTCGGGCATTCCGCGATCCACTTTGGCTAGCATGGAATGTGGGATGGGAAATCCTTCACTGCAAAACTTAGCCAAGGTGTGCGAAGCCCTGCATGTGTCTTTTGAAGAGCTGCTAGCGACCCCCAGATCTTCGGTAAAATTAATACGTAAAGAAGACATTCCTACCAATCGGCGGGCCAAAGGAAACGTCCTGGTTTACAAATTACTTCCCGACGCCATCCCAGGGATGGCGATTGATCGCATCGAGCTTGAGGCGGGTGCACGCATGGGCGGTATTCCGCATTCCACCGGAACAAAAGAATATCTTCATTGCGTGGAAGGCCACATCACAGTGGCGGTGAATGGAGTGACTTTCGAACTTCGCACGGGCGATGTTTTAGCTTTCCCCGGAGAGTCCGCGCATTCCTATTTAAATCACGGATCCAAAAAAGCCGTTGGGATCAGTGTTGTTACTTTATCAACGTTGTGA
- a CDS encoding methyltransferase, with the protein MNLFADKIVDFKNASSTEMAHAFVDIAFLDTALTYLLDEQWLHKDQELAEIVTSLFARELASLDHLRSQLDLSSKKSIRAAQAEALKTQEDLLLFIKIRADQEQKIFLREALQKMSGLFSFETLLQNERKVKNEHLGFSLYRTFDGLDKIFDLDYEADIGMKQDLAVKERLYEGAGVGVQSGYSTVLTALKNLNLKAGDRFIDLGSGYGRVGLVVGLMHPEVDFIGYEYVPHRVDISKHTTERLEMTNHVHFQTQDLSLKEFHIPEAEIYYMYDPFSEETYGHVLSQLIKFSKYRKITIITKGNARGWLLDVVRKEGWLSPQEFDSGNLCLFTSR; encoded by the coding sequence ATGAATCTTTTTGCTGATAAGATTGTCGATTTTAAGAATGCTTCCTCCACCGAAATGGCTCACGCATTCGTGGACATCGCTTTTCTGGATACCGCGCTCACTTACCTTTTAGATGAACAGTGGCTGCATAAAGATCAAGAGCTTGCAGAGATCGTCACCTCACTCTTTGCTCGCGAGCTGGCCTCTTTAGATCATTTAAGGTCGCAGTTAGATTTAAGTTCCAAAAAATCGATAAGGGCTGCGCAAGCTGAAGCCTTAAAGACCCAAGAAGATTTATTGCTTTTTATTAAAATCCGCGCTGATCAAGAACAAAAAATATTTCTAAGGGAAGCCCTGCAAAAAATGTCAGGGCTTTTTAGTTTCGAAACCTTGTTGCAAAATGAACGCAAAGTTAAAAACGAACACTTGGGATTTTCGCTGTATCGCACATTTGACGGCTTAGATAAAATTTTTGATCTTGATTACGAGGCTGATATTGGGATGAAGCAAGATCTTGCGGTGAAAGAACGTCTTTATGAAGGCGCCGGTGTTGGGGTGCAGTCTGGATATTCCACGGTCTTAACGGCCTTAAAAAATTTAAATCTCAAGGCCGGGGATCGCTTCATTGATTTAGGTTCCGGGTATGGACGTGTGGGCTTGGTCGTGGGATTGATGCATCCCGAAGTGGACTTTATCGGATACGAATATGTTCCTCACCGTGTGGACATTTCTAAGCACACGACCGAGCGTTTAGAGATGACAAATCACGTTCACTTTCAAACGCAAGATTTATCACTGAAAGAATTCCACATCCCGGAAGCGGAAATCTATTATATGTATGATCCGTTTTCTGAAGAAACCTATGGGCACGTTCTTTCCCAGCTGATTAAATTTTCTAAATACCGCAAAATCACCATCATCACCAAAGGCAACGCCCGCGGGTGGTTGCTAGATGTCGTTCGTAAAGAAGGCTGGCTTTCGCCACAAGAATTCGATAGTGGCAACCTGTGCCTGTTCACCAGTCGGTAG
- a CDS encoding TetR/AcrR family transcriptional regulator — MGRKSLKNERRAEIIRAFARVLAQHGYAGATILAVAEEANLSPGLLHHHFSDKKEMLLELLNTLLIDFRRNLKERSSEKAPNLESYIDAALKLDEKANTIAAKCWVGILAEGLRDKSLMDKIKHYLDTEINSIEALSSGSLNVEESSAVLSFVLGALVFGAFAPKRASGFAATMGKEFLSAMQRKESFK, encoded by the coding sequence ATGGGAAGAAAAAGTCTCAAAAACGAACGCCGCGCTGAAATAATAAGAGCTTTTGCCAGAGTTTTGGCTCAGCATGGGTATGCGGGAGCGACCATTTTAGCCGTAGCCGAGGAAGCTAATCTGTCCCCAGGGCTTCTTCATCATCACTTTAGCGATAAGAAAGAAATGCTTCTCGAACTACTCAATACCTTACTAATAGACTTCAGAAGAAACTTGAAAGAACGAAGCTCAGAAAAAGCTCCCAATCTAGAGAGTTATATCGATGCGGCTCTAAAGCTAGATGAAAAAGCCAATACTATCGCCGCAAAATGTTGGGTTGGCATTTTGGCAGAAGGACTGCGAGACAAAAGTTTAATGGATAAAATTAAGCATTATCTTGATACAGAAATTAACTCCATCGAGGCTCTATCTTCCGGCAGCCTGAATGTCGAAGAAAGTAGTGCCGTGCTTTCATTTGTTTTGGGCGCACTCGTCTTTGGAGCCTTCGCGCCAAAGCGAGCATCTGGTTTCGCAGCAACTATGGGGAAGGAATTTCTAAGCGCAATGCAAAGAAAAGAATCGTTTAAATGA
- a CDS encoding HD domain-containing protein, translating to MERKYTDLKPEEVDYILVKTTSGGPFSEDVFFLIFSKATDSYWKIPQSSDKNFLDWLKQFPDVNMEQFIKSMGCTEDRIFILYRGLDYPVLSEHKKETLKNRLLKVLSGNFDASPEVLYKIVDDVFNCYQESSRHYHNLEHIQNCLWELDQLQEPGIDKVSIELAIWYHDVIYSQLSKTNELKSAKKLKETLGRFKSKVSLDDAYQMIVASPKNGHELTKTAKYFMDIDFSILGQRELEYMAYKQNVRLEYHLIPTLMYNFKRKAFLKSILKRGVFLTKEFRDRYEEQAIKNIKSELSKMPRLFYVI from the coding sequence ATGGAAAGGAAATATACCGATTTAAAACCTGAGGAAGTAGACTATATCCTAGTGAAGACTACGTCAGGTGGCCCTTTCAGCGAAGATGTTTTTTTTCTGATATTTTCAAAAGCCACTGATAGCTATTGGAAAATACCTCAGTCTTCGGACAAAAACTTTCTTGATTGGCTAAAGCAGTTTCCGGACGTGAATATGGAGCAATTCATCAAGAGCATGGGCTGTACAGAAGATAGGATTTTTATTTTGTATCGAGGCCTCGACTATCCTGTTCTGAGCGAACACAAAAAAGAAACTCTCAAAAATAGACTACTAAAGGTTCTTTCCGGAAACTTTGATGCCTCTCCAGAAGTTTTATACAAAATTGTCGACGACGTTTTTAATTGTTACCAAGAGAGTTCTCGTCACTATCATAACTTAGAGCATATTCAGAATTGTCTATGGGAACTTGATCAGTTGCAGGAGCCTGGAATCGACAAAGTAAGTATCGAATTGGCAATTTGGTACCATGACGTGATTTACTCGCAACTTTCAAAGACAAATGAACTCAAAAGCGCAAAAAAATTGAAAGAGACACTTGGGCGATTCAAATCGAAGGTAAGTCTTGATGATGCCTATCAAATGATTGTCGCATCGCCAAAAAACGGCCATGAGTTAACAAAAACAGCAAAGTATTTTATGGATATTGATTTTTCAATCCTTGGCCAAAGAGAACTCGAATACATGGCGTACAAACAAAATGTTCGCTTGGAATACCATCTTATTCCTACATTGATGTATAACTTCAAGCGCAAGGCTTTTTTGAAGAGTATACTCAAGCGAGGTGTTTTTTTGACCAAAGAATTTCGTGATAGGTACGAAGAGCAAGCGATCAAGAATATTAAATCTGAATTATCAAAGATGCCTCGTCTTTTTTATGTTATATAG
- a CDS encoding LysR family transcriptional regulator codes for MDKLQTMKVFVRVAEAASFTRAAEGLGLPKATISSAVQELESSLGTRLFHRTTRKVQLTQDGTIFFERCKDLLSDVEDIETMFVQGTTNITGRIRVDMSAGMAKSLVLPRLPEFLKEFPGVQVEVSSTDRKVDLIREGFDCVIRVGTLEDSGLIARHLGNLTLVNVASPEYIKKFGRPKKIEDLDEHQMVHYSPTLGMKPFGFEYFDGEKYVSRAVAGPVTVNNSEAYTAACLAGLGIIQTPLVGMQSYMDEGKLIEVLPKLRAEAMPVSLLYPHRRNLARRVQIFMEWVEKIMKDYIT; via the coding sequence ATGGATAAATTGCAAACCATGAAAGTTTTTGTCCGCGTGGCCGAGGCCGCAAGCTTCACCCGCGCCGCGGAAGGATTGGGCTTGCCCAAGGCCACAATATCTTCGGCCGTGCAAGAATTAGAGTCCTCTTTGGGCACCAGGCTTTTTCATCGCACCACCAGAAAAGTTCAATTGACCCAAGACGGAACGATTTTTTTTGAACGCTGTAAAGATCTTTTATCGGATGTTGAAGACATTGAAACCATGTTCGTCCAAGGCACCACGAATATCACCGGCCGCATCCGTGTGGATATGTCAGCCGGGATGGCGAAATCATTAGTCCTTCCCCGCTTACCCGAATTTTTAAAAGAATTCCCGGGCGTGCAAGTCGAAGTCAGTTCGACCGATCGCAAAGTGGATTTAATCCGTGAAGGTTTTGATTGTGTGATCCGGGTAGGAACACTGGAGGACTCCGGATTGATTGCGCGACACCTTGGTAATCTAACGTTAGTGAATGTCGCTAGCCCCGAATACATCAAAAAGTTTGGTCGTCCGAAAAAAATTGAAGATTTAGACGAACACCAAATGGTTCACTATTCACCCACATTGGGCATGAAGCCGTTTGGTTTTGAATACTTTGACGGAGAGAAATACGTCAGCCGCGCGGTCGCTGGCCCGGTGACTGTGAATAACTCAGAAGCGTATACGGCCGCTTGCCTTGCGGGCTTAGGAATTATTCAAACTCCACTTGTGGGTATGCAGTCATACATGGACGAAGGAAAGCTTATCGAAGTTTTGCCCAAGCTGCGCGCCGAAGCCATGCCCGTGTCCCTGCTTTATCCGCACCGACGAAACCTTGCTCGACGGGTGCAGATATTCATGGAGTGGGTTGAAAAGATCATGAAGGACTATATAACATAA
- a CDS encoding SDR family NAD(P)-dependent oxidoreductase has protein sequence MKIALITGGSRGLGKNMATHLAKDGTAVIFTYHSNVKEAQNVVAEVEKNRGRAHALQLDVSKSSTFAKFAEDLRAVLKDKFNTDSFDFLVNNAGTGLNAPVTSTTEEQFDELMNIHLKGPYFLTQKLLPLMKDGGRILNVSSGLARFAVPGYSAYASMKGGIEVYTRYLAKELGPRKISVNVLAPGAIETDFGGGHTRDNPQANAFVSSVTALGRAGLPDDIGPVVVALLSEGTAWINGQRIEASGGMFI, from the coding sequence ATGAAAATCGCATTAATCACCGGTGGCAGTCGTGGACTTGGAAAAAATATGGCGACTCATTTGGCGAAAGATGGAACAGCCGTTATTTTTACTTATCACAGCAATGTGAAAGAAGCGCAAAACGTGGTGGCCGAAGTTGAAAAAAATAGGGGACGTGCTCATGCGTTGCAATTAGACGTTAGTAAAAGCAGCACCTTTGCAAAGTTCGCGGAAGATTTGCGCGCGGTTTTGAAAGATAAATTTAATACCGACTCTTTTGATTTCTTGGTGAATAACGCCGGTACAGGTTTAAATGCACCGGTCACAAGTACCACCGAAGAACAATTTGATGAATTGATGAACATCCACTTAAAAGGTCCCTACTTTTTAACGCAAAAACTTTTGCCGCTAATGAAAGACGGTGGTCGTATTTTAAATGTGTCCTCGGGGTTGGCGCGTTTTGCGGTTCCGGGTTATTCTGCTTATGCCTCGATGAAAGGTGGCATTGAAGTTTACACTCGCTATTTAGCCAAAGAATTAGGACCCAGAAAAATTTCCGTGAACGTTTTGGCTCCTGGCGCTATTGAAACTGATTTTGGGGGCGGGCACACGCGAGATAATCCGCAAGCTAATGCATTTGTTTCTTCGGTGACGGCGTTGGGTCGAGCGGGATTGCCTGATGACATCGGACCGGTTGTGGTCGCATTACTTTCGGAAGGCACTGCTTGGATTAATGGACAACGCATTGAAGCTTCCGGCGGAATGTTTATTTAA
- a CDS encoding VOC family protein: METQELHRGRLIDHIQLVVKDLAASKKFYSAALKSLDVPMGGEGPGFFWFDEVFVSELESPASSMGKLTGRTHLAFQARDQKMVEAFYKATLEAGGKDNGAPGIRQYHPGYYAAFVIDPDGNNIEVVFHGPAKRSASSVKIEF, from the coding sequence ATGGAAACACAAGAGCTTCATCGCGGACGTTTGATTGATCACATTCAACTTGTAGTTAAAGATCTTGCCGCAAGTAAAAAATTTTATTCTGCAGCTTTGAAATCTTTAGATGTGCCAATGGGTGGGGAGGGGCCGGGATTTTTTTGGTTTGATGAAGTTTTTGTTTCCGAACTTGAAAGCCCAGCTTCATCGATGGGGAAGTTAACAGGCCGTACCCATCTAGCCTTTCAGGCCCGTGATCAAAAAATGGTCGAAGCTTTTTATAAAGCCACGCTTGAAGCGGGGGGAAAAGATAACGGGGCTCCGGGTATTCGCCAGTATCACCCGGGTTATTATGCGGCTTTCGTGATTGATCCGGATGGAAATAATATCGAAGTGGTCTTTCATGGTCCCGCTAAAAGATCTGCGAGCTCAGTGAAGATTGAGTTTTAA
- a CDS encoding carboxymuconolactone decarboxylase family protein, whose protein sequence is MSTRINYNKHAPKQVEALMALESAIAASDIDKNLKDLIKLRASQLNGCLFCMDMHSKEAIKHEERLLRLIHLPGWRESSLFTDKEKAALEWTELLTKIGAHGAEDEDFKKISAHFSEKEVVDLTMAIAAINAWNRLGVAFRSEPGTFDKFFGLDKLGLS, encoded by the coding sequence ATGAGTACTCGCATTAACTATAACAAACACGCCCCAAAACAAGTTGAAGCTTTAATGGCCTTAGAAAGCGCTATTGCTGCTTCGGATATCGATAAAAATTTGAAAGACCTTATTAAGCTGCGCGCGTCTCAGTTAAACGGCTGCCTGTTCTGCATGGACATGCATTCCAAAGAAGCCATTAAACACGAAGAGCGCTTGCTTCGTTTAATCCACCTTCCCGGATGGCGTGAATCCAGCCTTTTCACTGATAAAGAAAAAGCGGCCTTAGAGTGGACAGAGCTTTTAACTAAAATCGGTGCGCACGGCGCTGAAGACGAAGATTTCAAAAAAATCTCGGCTCATTTTTCAGAAAAAGAAGTTGTGGATTTGACTATGGCGATCGCGGCGATTAATGCTTGGAACCGTCTGGGCGTTGCCTTCCGCAGTGAACCGGGCACTTTTGATAAATTCTTTGGTTTGGATAAATTAGGATTGTCTTAG
- a CDS encoding RrF2 family transcriptional regulator, translating into MLLRNQVEWAIHCCAVLGSLPPDRYLATKTLAEFHGVPKEYLSKALQALAQAGVLVGTLGPTGGYRLAKEAKDITFLDIVEAIEGKKKTFECEEIRNNTPCLKGKKKSTGVCAVARVMYRADEAWRKELRSKSLAELIQDVIDQVPADLLKANAEWLMDPK; encoded by the coding sequence ATGTTATTAAGAAACCAGGTCGAGTGGGCCATCCATTGTTGTGCAGTTCTTGGGTCTTTGCCGCCGGATCGTTATCTAGCGACAAAAACTTTGGCAGAATTTCATGGAGTGCCTAAAGAGTATCTTTCAAAAGCCCTGCAGGCCTTAGCGCAAGCAGGGGTTCTTGTCGGGACTCTTGGTCCCACGGGAGGCTATCGCCTGGCAAAAGAAGCAAAAGATATCACCTTCTTAGATATCGTAGAAGCCATCGAAGGAAAAAAGAAAACCTTTGAGTGCGAAGAGATTCGTAACAACACGCCTTGTCTTAAGGGTAAGAAAAAATCGACGGGCGTGTGCGCCGTCGCCAGAGTCATGTATCGTGCTGACGAAGCCTGGCGAAAAGAGTTGCGTTCTAAGAGTCTTGCGGAACTCATCCAGGACGTCATAGATCAAGTTCCTGCGGACCTTTTAAAAGCCAACGCGGAATGGCTGATGGATCCAAAATAA
- a CDS encoding organic hydroperoxide resistance protein, with protein MSKVEKVLYKAEATSTGGREGRSVSSNGVLDVKLTTPKELGGMGEQGTNPEQLFAAGYSACFLGAMKFVASKEKVTLPAETSIKAIVGIGPIPTGFGIEAELQITVPGVDRAVVQGIVEKAHIVCPYSNATRGNINVTLTVN; from the coding sequence ATGTCTAAAGTAGAAAAAGTTCTATACAAAGCAGAAGCCACTTCAACTGGAGGCCGTGAAGGCCGTTCGGTATCAAGTAACGGAGTTCTTGATGTTAAATTGACTACGCCAAAAGAACTTGGTGGTATGGGCGAGCAAGGAACTAATCCAGAACAGCTTTTTGCTGCGGGTTATTCGGCCTGCTTTTTAGGTGCCATGAAATTTGTGGCGTCTAAAGAAAAAGTCACCCTTCCCGCCGAAACTAGCATCAAAGCTATCGTGGGTATTGGTCCAATCCCAACAGGATTTGGTATCGAAGCTGAGTTGCAAATCACAGTACCGGGAGTAGACCGCGCTGTTGTGCAAGGGATTGTGGAAAAAGCCCACATCGTGTGCCCCTATTCAAATGCCACTCGCGGAAATATCAACGTCACTTTGACCGTGAACTAG
- a CDS encoding gamma-glutamyl-gamma-aminobutyrate hydrolase family protein (Members of this family of hydrolases with an active site Cys residue belong to MEROPS family C26.), translating into MTTLLVGTLASASVALADVTLYAWERGHKAPAIIIPVREGQSPLEVWESYVENLKTHADLNSFTPPADLEKPTEQSFKKLSYEPEKHSLLLANTKNDLSPAQTRPTNWTKLMLDRGIKNFVLPPAVGSVLSKNHRDLFHKEVAAHFSILFPLGGADVDPHIYGDIPNGARGYNGVLDIYEKELIQKYIQSEKGFVYATCRGAQMTAASMGYKIVQDVPSQVKTAHEHWDVGHDVIIDSKNELMAKIWKGLEKIFIYSYHHQAIDYKPIGPLTLAGVAADGIPEILVFKNGRGLLMQGHPELTLGGRQNIGDLDAARKLFDGFVLEARNKVRFTCGKILL; encoded by the coding sequence TTGACGACACTCCTGGTGGGAACGCTAGCAAGTGCCTCCGTGGCTCTTGCCGACGTTACTCTGTATGCTTGGGAAAGGGGTCACAAGGCGCCTGCGATTATTATCCCCGTGAGAGAGGGACAAAGCCCTCTTGAAGTTTGGGAAAGCTACGTTGAGAATTTAAAGACCCACGCTGATCTGAATAGCTTTACTCCCCCAGCAGATTTAGAAAAACCAACGGAGCAAAGTTTTAAAAAATTAAGTTATGAGCCAGAAAAGCATTCCTTACTTTTAGCTAATACCAAGAATGATTTATCTCCCGCTCAAACGCGCCCCACGAACTGGACAAAGCTGATGTTGGATCGCGGGATTAAAAACTTTGTTTTGCCGCCAGCAGTGGGGTCGGTATTGTCTAAAAATCATCGTGATCTTTTTCATAAAGAAGTAGCGGCTCACTTTTCAATTTTATTTCCCTTAGGGGGCGCTGATGTAGATCCGCATATATATGGGGATATCCCAAATGGGGCGCGAGGCTATAACGGCGTTTTAGATATTTATGAAAAAGAATTGATTCAGAAATACATTCAGTCAGAAAAAGGTTTTGTATACGCGACTTGCCGAGGGGCTCAGATGACTGCGGCATCAATGGGTTATAAAATCGTGCAAGACGTCCCTTCGCAAGTAAAGACCGCCCATGAACATTGGGATGTGGGACATGACGTGATTATTGATTCTAAGAATGAGCTGATGGCCAAGATCTGGAAGGGCTTAGAAAAAATATTTATTTATTCTTACCATCATCAGGCCATCGACTATAAACCTATTGGCCCTTTGACGTTAGCGGGTGTCGCGGCGGATGGAATCCCAGAAATTTTAGTTTTTAAAAATGGTCGTGGTCTTTTGATGCAAGGTCATCCTGAATTGACATTAGGTGGTCGTCAAAACATCGGTGATCTTGATGCCGCAAGAAAACTATTTGATGGCTTTGTCTTAGAAGCCAGGAACAAGGTACGCTTTACTTGCGGCAAAATTCTTCTTTAA